In Sphingomonas crocodyli, a genomic segment contains:
- a CDS encoding response regulator transcription factor yields the protein MRLLIVEDNDELARLLGEVLARAGLASDRAATLADGQLLLDVSHYAAVILDLGLGDEDGLALLRSLRARGDATPVLILTARGAVSDRVAGLNQGSDDYLVKPFAPEELVARIHALLRRPDAAYGRSIRAGAITLDIEAQDLRIAGRSHQVPAREMQLLVMLARQQGRVVRKAQLESALFGADDDYSSNAVEVYMHRLRRRLEALGAGVGISTVRGVGYMLAEDRP from the coding sequence ATGCGGCTGCTGATCGTCGAGGATAATGACGAGCTGGCGCGTCTGCTGGGCGAGGTGCTGGCGCGCGCGGGGCTGGCGAGCGATCGGGCGGCGACGCTGGCCGACGGGCAGTTGCTGCTCGACGTGTCGCATTATGCCGCGGTGATCCTCGATCTCGGGCTGGGCGATGAGGATGGGCTGGCGCTGCTGCGATCGCTGCGCGCGCGTGGCGATGCGACGCCGGTCCTGATCCTGACGGCGCGGGGCGCGGTGTCCGATCGGGTCGCGGGGCTGAACCAAGGGAGCGACGATTATCTGGTGAAGCCGTTCGCGCCCGAGGAGCTGGTGGCGCGCATCCACGCGCTGTTGCGCCGGCCCGACGCCGCTTATGGGCGCAGCATTCGGGCGGGGGCGATCACGCTCGATATCGAGGCGCAGGATCTGCGGATCGCGGGCCGATCGCATCAGGTGCCGGCGCGCGAGATGCAGTTGCTGGTGATGCTCGCGCGGCAGCAGGGGCGGGTGGTGCGCAAGGCGCAGCTCGAAAGCGCGCTGTTCGGCGCGGACGACGATTATAGTTCGAACGCGGTCGAGGTTTACATGCACCGCCTGCGCCGCCGGCTGGAGGCGCTCGGGGCGGGCGTGGGGATCAGCACGGTGCGCGGGGTCGGCTATATGCTGGCCGAGGATAGGCCATGA
- a CDS encoding HpcH/HpaI aldolase/citrate lyase family protein, with the protein MRLRSMLFVPGDRPDRMEKALGVGADALILDLEDAVAPDSKPAARGMVAEFLKAKTERPAPLFVRINPVDLGMVEEDMAAAADADAIMVPKAEGRATMEVIAPYLRRMNKKALLITCETPAAVFTLGDYALFKDLLIGLSWGGEDMAVGVGATANREDGIHTPPFQLIRSLTLFAAHGAGVKPVDTVYPAFTDLEGLAAYAGRARRDGFQGMLAIHPSQIPVINAAFTPSEAEIEHAKAIIAAFDANPGVGALRLDGRMIDMPHLKLAQATLAAAG; encoded by the coding sequence ATGCGCCTGCGTTCGATGCTGTTCGTGCCGGGGGACCGGCCCGACCGGATGGAAAAGGCGTTGGGCGTCGGCGCCGACGCGCTGATCCTCGACCTTGAGGATGCGGTCGCCCCCGACAGCAAGCCCGCCGCGCGCGGCATGGTCGCCGAATTCCTGAAGGCGAAGACCGAGCGCCCGGCGCCGCTGTTCGTCCGCATCAACCCGGTCGATCTGGGCATGGTCGAGGAGGATATGGCGGCTGCGGCCGACGCCGATGCGATCATGGTCCCCAAGGCGGAGGGCCGCGCGACGATGGAGGTCATCGCGCCCTATCTGCGCCGCATGAACAAGAAGGCGCTGCTGATCACCTGCGAGACGCCAGCCGCCGTCTTCACGCTGGGTGACTATGCTTTGTTCAAGGATCTGCTGATCGGCCTGAGCTGGGGCGGGGAGGATATGGCGGTCGGCGTCGGCGCGACTGCGAATCGCGAGGACGGCATCCACACGCCGCCCTTCCAGCTGATCCGATCGCTCACTTTGTTTGCGGCGCATGGCGCGGGGGTGAAGCCGGTCGATACGGTCTATCCGGCGTTCACCGATCTGGAAGGGCTGGCGGCCTATGCCGGTCGCGCGCGGCGTGATGGCTTTCAGGGGATGCTGGCGATCCACCCATCGCAGATCCCGGTCATCAACGCCGCCTTCACGCCCAGCGAGGCCGAGATCGAACATGCCAAGGCGATCATCGCCGCGTTCGACGCGAACCCCGGCGTCGGCGCGCTCCGCCTCGACGGCCGCATGATCGACATGCCGCACCTGAAGCTGGCGCAGGCCACACTCGCGGCGGCGGGCTAG
- a CDS encoding acetyl-CoA C-acetyltransferase: MQFREAFICEPLRTPVGRFGGMYKDVSAHFLGAAVVKALMERTGLPGEAVDDVLFAQCYPSMDAPALGRVVALDAGLPITVGGLQIDRRCGSGLQALIYAALQVSSGASEVVLAGGAESMSNAPFYSTEQRWGIKGSAAVFHDALARGRVTAGGINYPVPGGMIETAENLRKDHNIPRLEQDEFAVRSHQNAVKAQQSGAFAEEIVPVTLKTKKGDVVIDTDEHPRADTTVEALARLKPMLAKDPEATVTAGNASGQNDGASVAIVASREAVDKYGLKVFGKLVSWGIAGVEPSRMGIGPVPATQKALDNAGLKLSDLDLIELNEAFASQVLACTRDWGFAKSDFDRFNVNGSGISLGHPVGATGGRILATLLREMKRRNVRYGLETMCIGGGQGLAAIFERAE; encoded by the coding sequence ATGCAGTTCAGAGAAGCCTTCATCTGCGAACCGCTGCGCACGCCGGTCGGTCGCTTCGGCGGCATGTACAAGGACGTCAGCGCGCATTTCCTGGGCGCGGCGGTGGTCAAGGCGCTGATGGAGCGGACGGGGCTTCCGGGCGAGGCGGTCGACGATGTGCTGTTCGCGCAATGCTATCCGTCGATGGACGCACCGGCGCTCGGCCGCGTGGTTGCGCTCGATGCGGGCCTGCCGATCACGGTGGGCGGTCTTCAGATCGATCGCCGCTGCGGTTCGGGCCTGCAGGCGCTGATCTATGCCGCGCTGCAGGTGTCGAGCGGCGCGTCCGAGGTCGTCCTGGCGGGCGGCGCCGAATCGATGAGCAACGCGCCTTTCTATTCGACCGAGCAGCGCTGGGGCATCAAGGGCAGCGCGGCCGTGTTTCACGATGCACTCGCGCGCGGTCGCGTAACGGCGGGCGGCATCAACTATCCGGTGCCCGGCGGGATGATCGAGACGGCCGAAAATCTGCGCAAGGATCACAATATCCCGCGTCTGGAGCAGGACGAGTTTGCGGTGCGATCGCACCAGAATGCGGTCAAGGCGCAGCAGTCGGGCGCCTTCGCCGAGGAGATCGTGCCCGTCACGCTCAAGACCAAGAAGGGCGACGTCGTCATCGACACCGACGAGCATCCGCGCGCGGATACGACGGTCGAGGCGCTGGCGCGGCTCAAGCCGATGCTCGCCAAGGATCCCGAGGCGACCGTGACCGCGGGCAATGCATCGGGCCAGAATGACGGCGCGTCGGTCGCGATCGTCGCGTCGCGCGAGGCGGTCGACAAATATGGCCTCAAGGTGTTCGGCAAGCTGGTGTCGTGGGGCATTGCGGGCGTCGAGCCGAGCCGGATGGGCATCGGCCCGGTCCCGGCGACGCAGAAGGCGCTCGACAATGCGGGGCTGAAGCTGAGCGATCTCGACCTGATCGAACTCAACGAAGCCTTTGCGTCGCAGGTGCTGGCCTGCACGCGCGACTGGGGCTTCGCCAAGTCGGACTTCGATCGCTTCAACGTCAACGGTTCGGGCATTTCGCTGGGCCACCCGGTCGGCGCGACGGGCGGCCGTATTCTCGCCACGCTGCTGCGGGAAATGAAGCGGCGAAACGTCCGCTACGGCCTCGAGACGATGTGCATCGGCGGCGGGCAGGGGCTGGCCGCGATCTTCGAACGGGCCGAGTAG
- a CDS encoding alpha/beta fold hydrolase, with protein sequence MTVHNFTGAGGAKIAADIVGEGRPVVMLHGAGQTRGSWWRTAAMFADQGYRAITLDARGHGQSDWSADGYGMDVFVDDLRAVLDQVEARPALIGASLGGLTSMVAIGEADRAIASALVLVDITPHIRREGGSAIQGFMGANPEGFATVEEAADAVSRYLPHRPRPKSVEGLRRNLREREDGRLVWHWDPAFINPRPGHRPDIDVMQARLDEAARAIEVPTLMVRGSDSEIVSDEGVEQFRRLVPTAEIVEVSGARHMVAGDANTDFAGATIEFLSRVYPA encoded by the coding sequence ATGACGGTTCATAATTTCACGGGTGCCGGCGGCGCAAAGATCGCCGCCGACATCGTGGGCGAAGGCAGGCCGGTGGTGATGCTCCACGGCGCGGGGCAGACCCGCGGTTCGTGGTGGCGCACCGCGGCGATGTTCGCCGATCAGGGCTATCGCGCAATCACGCTCGACGCGCGCGGGCATGGCCAGAGCGACTGGTCGGCCGACGGTTACGGCATGGACGTGTTCGTCGACGATCTGCGCGCGGTGCTCGATCAGGTCGAGGCGCGGCCCGCGCTGATCGGCGCGTCGCTGGGCGGGCTGACGTCGATGGTGGCGATCGGGGAGGCGGATCGCGCGATCGCCTCCGCGCTCGTCCTCGTCGACATCACCCCGCACATCAGGCGCGAGGGCGGTTCGGCGATCCAGGGCTTCATGGGCGCGAATCCCGAAGGCTTTGCGACCGTCGAGGAGGCGGCGGATGCCGTCTCGCGCTATTTGCCGCATCGGCCGAGGCCCAAGAGCGTCGAAGGGCTGCGGCGCAATTTGCGCGAGCGCGAGGACGGACGGCTCGTCTGGCATTGGGATCCGGCCTTCATCAATCCGCGCCCCGGCCACCGACCCGATATCGACGTGATGCAGGCGCGATTGGACGAGGCGGCGCGCGCGATCGAGGTGCCGACACTGATGGTGCGCGGATCGGATAGCGAGATCGTGTCGGACGAAGGCGTCGAGCAGTTTCGTCGCCTCGTCCCCACGGCGGAGATTGTCGAGGTGAGCGGCGCGCGGCATATGGTCGCCGGAGACGCCAACACCGACTTCGCGGGCGCGACCATCGAGTTTCTCTCCCGCGTCTATCCGGCCTGA